From the Amblyraja radiata isolate CabotCenter1 chromosome 26, sAmbRad1.1.pri, whole genome shotgun sequence genome, one window contains:
- the cdc42ep4 gene encoding cdc42 effector protein 4: MPILKQLVASSSQSKRRSRVDLTADMISAPLGDFRHTMHVGRGGDVFGDTSFLSSKAGATASAPAEATPKPGLLSRKFRSSSKRSQSVTRVDKQDVLTQSDSAIFVKNAVSLPQLNEKSEEPSNQLAKSLSSSPLKKLADENMENKPVNGAARVVENKSTEYQDERDFGDITDLPTSLSSGGFPLKHAESIMSFHVDLGPSMLGDILSVMEKDTWESSNLGLGDAKEGESLHSQKMTTEKFVGDPSRATTALASTVKSIAYSPGSANCLSQGTGSVSSLASGTTEDMQSVYEGVSHGNTDCMKDIDESTDGLGEEGNEGEEFTFMDEEDEIRV, from the coding sequence ATGCCAATCCTGAAACAGCTAGTGGCCAGCTCCAGCCAGTCTAAACGCCGCTCCCGTGTGGACTTGACTGCAGATATGATCAGTGCACCCCTAGGAGATTTCCGCCACACAATGCACGTGGGTCGTGGAGGTGATGTATTTGGAGACACTTCGTTCCTTTCGAGCAAGGCTGGAGCTACAGCTTCTGCTCCTGCTGAAGCAACCCCTAAACCAGGTTTACTCTCTCGGAAGTTCAGAAGCAGCAGCAAGAGATCTCAGTCAGTAACACGTGTTGATAAGCAAGATGTACTGACGCAAAGTGATTCTGCTATCTTTGTGAAAAATGCAGTATCTCTTCCTCAGCTAAATGAAAAGTCTGAGGAACCTAGTAATCAATTGGCTAAGAGTCTTTCATCAAGCCCTTTAAAGAAGCTTGCAGATGAAAATATGGAAAATAAACCCGTTAATGGGGCTGCCAGGGTGGTTGAAAATAAATCCACAGAGTATCAAGATGAGAGAGATTTTGGAGACATCACAGACCTTCCTACTTCACTCTCCAGTGGTGGGTTTCCACTAAAACATGCTGAATCCATCATGTCCTTCCATGTTGATCTTGGTCCTTCGATGCTTGGTGATATTTTAAGTGTTATGGAGAAAGATACCTGGGAAAGTAGTAATCTTGGTTTGGGAGATGCCAAGGAAGGTGAAAGTTTGCATTCACAGAAGATGACGACAGAAAAGTTTGTGGGAGATCCCTCGAGGGCAACAACTGCTTTGGCAAGTACTGTTAAAAGTATTGCATATAGCCCAGGTTCTGCAAATTGTTTATCACAAGGCACTGGCTCTGTGTCAAGTTTGGCATCTGGGACAACTGAAGACATGCAATCAGTTTATGAAGGAGTTAGCCATGGAAATACAGACTGCATGAAAGATATAGATGAATCTACAGATGGCCTCGGAGAGGAAGGGAATGAAGGTGAGGAATTTACCTTCATGGATGAAGAGGATGAAATCCGTGTGTAA